CTCCCTCTTAGAGCTTCATTTTCTCCAAGAAGTATTTAGAAATCCCGCCTTCCCCCAGTTCCGCAATATACTCCCTCGAGGGCTCCGTGTTTGACACTATCCATGGTAGAATAACGTCGAGTACGTTGTACTCTGGAAAGTGAATGATCCCGCTGGAAACACCTAAGATTGCCTTATCGTTTTTATAGGCGAGCATGGACATGGTTGTGGGCTTTATTGGTATTCCGTAGAAGACTACCCTATCAGCTACCCTAGCTATAGCTAAGGGAGTTTTATCGGTGGGGTCAACGCTCATACCGCCTGAAACAACCACCACATCCGCTACTTCGACAGCTTCCAGAATATTACGAACAATCTCATCCTCATCGTCACGGGACTGGGCGTAAAACACGACTGAACAATCAAAACGCTTAAGCTTTGCTTCAATAATGGGTCCTGCGAGATCCTTCTTCAACCCGTCAATTATTTCATTTCCTGTGACAATGATTCCAGCCTTCTTAGACACTGCTGGCTTAACTGAAACTATAGGAGTTTCCATCTTCACGTCTTCCAAGAGCTTATTGAACGAGCTCCTGCTTATCTTCAATGGGACCATGTCAATAATACCTATTAAGCTGTTTTCGCGGACGAATGAACCTGTTTTCAGAGTTATCAATAAAAATATGCCTGTTGAGTTTACCTTCATCAAGCCTGCGCGATTGATTCTTACTAATCCCTTACTTCTTGCAAGTAGGAATGCTTTTCCCTCGCTTTTTAAAACAACCTCGACGTTTTCACCAGCAATGTATTTTCCAAACTCAACAACCGCTACATCCTCCCACAGCCAATCCGTATCCTCCTCTTCAACGAAAACGTAATAGTGACCGTGTTGCTTCATGAGCTCAACATGTTCTTCCTTAATAACCTCCCCCTTCTTCAAAATTGGACCTTTAAACTCCGGGGTTACAGCAGAATAGTCGTGAGCCGCCCTCAACCCTACTGAGTCCTCAATTATTTTCAACATGACTAGCTCCTACTATGTAAAATGATGGAATTGACAATATAAAAGTGTATTTAGCGAATTGTTAAATACTTTTATTGTCATTCATCAAATTTACGGCAGTTCTCTCAAACCCCAAAGCCTGGCCTGTATTTCAGCATCGTAAAGCAAAACCGTTATTTTTTCGAAATCTTTCCCACTCCCTCTATACTCTACGCCTTCAATTCGCCCTTTGAAACCAACGGGGATTCCAGACGGTTTTATAAATAAGAAGAGTTCAGCCCTCCCGTCAAGCGTTTTCAAGGTCAGGATTGACAACTTATACTCCTGAATCTTTTTCAGGTTAGAATCTATTATTTCATTAATGCTGTGGACGCTCCATATAGGTTTCAATGTCACTGTAGTTATAAGCTCAGCCTTCATGATCGCCATGGCAAGTGTGAATTCATCGTAGAGTTTATTGATTTCGAACTTTTCCTCTATGCTTACCGGGGTCGGCGGGCTTGCTGGCTTGTCTGAGACAGCTTCGGCGGGAGGTGGTGGAGGCGGGGGAGGCACTGCCTTCTTCTCCGGGACAACCGGTTTTTGCTCAATAGGCTTCTCTTTGGGGGTCTTTACGATATACTCTCTGAGTTCATCTAGGATTGGCGTGAAGAATTTATCGCATATGTCTCTGGAGACTCCTTTGCACACAACTTTAATGCTGGTGTGGACCGCGTAGAACACTTGAAGGATCTTGCAGTTTACTGTGAAATCCATGTCTTCCGAGACTCCCTCGATAACTACTGTATCATCCCTTGCCTTCCTAGATTTTACCTTCAGAACCAGCTTTTTGCTGGAAATCGCCGAGGGCTTGTAAACCCACTGGACCTCCACATCGCTACCGCCACCGGAGGTCTTTAAAATTTTGTAAAAACTGAACAGTGCCTCCAAGTTCAGTAGGGCATTTTCGACTTCTTCTTTAGAAACCGGCAGTATCAATAGTTTCTCATATTCTTTCGTATACTGTTTCGTTTGTGACAAATCAAAATCACCACTATTAAGATCATTTTAATTTTACATAAAAAGTATTTGTTAATTTTACATATAAAGTATTTGCCTGAAACTTAAATATTCGATACTCGTTTACAACGCTCTCCAATAACAATGTTTATTAACTTTGTTAATGGTTAGGAAACAATGGTGGAGGTTTTTGAAATCTTTTTGCGAAGTATACAATAGAAAAATACTTCCAGCGGTAAGGATGTACCTGAGCAGAAAACTCGTCTTAGAGTACAAATTAAGCCAGTTAGACGCGGCTAAAATTCTCGGGTTAAAGCAATCCCTCGTCAACTATGCTGTGACAGGCCGTAGAAGAAGCAAGTATTTCGAAGTCATCCTGGGTTTCGAGGCCTTCAGGAAATACCTGGATACTCTAGCTATGGAAATGTCCTCTAAGAAACATAGAGAACCCTATGCTTGCGAGCTGTGCCGCTTTTTAATGAAGACGGGTTTGGTTGATGAAGTTTTAAAGGCGGTTGAAGAAAGCCCTTCAAGGATTTATAAGCAGTATTAGCGGGCTGAGCCGAGTAGTTCATCTAACCTGAAGAAAGCATTCTTGGGCACGCCGGGCTTGTCACTATCTCCTAAAGCCCCCTCGATTCTCAATATTTTCGCCTTAATCTTGGGGCCACCAAACGAGTAACCACCGAGCCTCCCATTCTTGCGAACAACTCGGTGGCAGGGAATCACTATAGGGTTTTTATTCCTCATTAAACACTGGGCGACAAGTCTTGGATGGGCACCTAGTAGCCTGCCGATATCGCTATATGAGGATACTTTCCCGATAGGGATTAGGCTGACAAGTATTAAGACGGCTTCGCATATGTCGTCAAATCTTGCGGGGCGTACTTCCAGAGTCTCATGATCAACGGTTACTACAAGCATCGTATTCACGTTTTTTATTTATAATCTTAATGATAAATAACGCTTAATACGAGCTGACGGCGCATGCGCATCTCAGTGAGCATTATAGTAGTTAGCGACAGGGTTCATGAAGGGTTAGCCGAGGATGCTAGCGGCTCGTTGGCTAGGAGAATGGTTGAGGAAAAAGGGTTTTTTGTGGAAGAGTTTACAGTTATTCCCAATTCTCACCGTGAGTTGCTCAGAGTTGTGAGAACTTCTAAGTCTAGATTAATAATCTTCATCGGGGGAACCGGGCCCGGCCCTCGGGATATTACAGTGGATGTTGTATCGCAGGTTGCATGGAGGCATCTCCCAGGCTTTGGAGAGCTTTTCAGGGCCAAGTCTTTTGAAGTAAAAGGTTTCAGGGGCATTTTAACTAGGAGCGAGCTTTTCATTCTCCCCGATGGGAGAATAGCGGTCTGCCTCCCAGGATCCCCGGGGGCTGTTGAGCTAGGCTTGAACATTCTGTTAAACATTATTGAGCATCTTGTTGAGGAGGTTGACAGGTTTG
This region of Thermosphaera aggregans genomic DNA includes:
- a CDS encoding MGMT family protein, yielding MLVVTVDHETLEVRPARFDDICEAVLILVSLIPIGKVSSYSDIGRLLGAHPRLVAQCLMRNKNPIVIPCHRVVRKNGRLGGYSFGGPKIKAKILRIEGALGDSDKPGVPKNAFFRLDELLGSAR
- a CDS encoding MogA/MoaB family molybdenum cofactor biosynthesis protein, translated to MRISVSIIVVSDRVHEGLAEDASGSLARRMVEEKGFFVEEFTVIPNSHRELLRVVRTSKSRLIIFIGGTGPGPRDITVDVVSQVAWRHLPGFGELFRAKSFEVKGFRGILTRSELFILPDGRIAVCLPGSPGAVELGLNILLNIIEHLVEEVDRFEGQHN
- a CDS encoding molybdopterin-binding protein yields the protein MLKIIEDSVGLRAAHDYSAVTPEFKGPILKKGEVIKEEHVELMKQHGHYYVFVEEEDTDWLWEDVAVVEFGKYIAGENVEVVLKSEGKAFLLARSKGLVRINRAGLMKVNSTGIFLLITLKTGSFVRENSLIGIIDMVPLKISRSSFNKLLEDVKMETPIVSVKPAVSKKAGIIVTGNEIIDGLKKDLAGPIIEAKLKRFDCSVVFYAQSRDDEDEIVRNILEAVEVADVVVVSGGMSVDPTDKTPLAIARVADRVVFYGIPIKPTTMSMLAYKNDKAILGVSSGIIHFPEYNVLDVILPWIVSNTEPSREYIAELGEGGISKYFLEKMKL
- a CDS encoding transcriptional regulator, with translation MKSFCEVYNRKILPAVRMYLSRKLVLEYKLSQLDAAKILGLKQSLVNYAVTGRRRSKYFEVILGFEAFRKYLDTLAMEMSSKKHREPYACELCRFLMKTGLVDEVLKAVEESPSRIYKQY